A genomic window from Gossypium raimondii isolate GPD5lz unplaced genomic scaffold, ASM2569854v1 Contig00324, whole genome shotgun sequence includes:
- the LOC128038863 gene encoding NAD(P)H-quinone oxidoreductase subunit 2 A, chloroplastic-like: MIWHVQNENFILDSTRIFMKAFHLLLFDGSFIFPECILIFGLILLLMIDSTSDQKDIPWLYFISSTSLVMSITALLFRWREEPMISFSGNFQTNNFNEIFQFLILLCSTLCIPLSVEYIECTEMAIAEFLLFVLTATLGGMFLCGANDLITIFVAPECFSLCSYLLSGYTKKDVRSNEATTKYLLMGGASSSILVHGFSWLYGSSGGEIELQEIVNGLINTQMYNSPGISIALIFITVGIGFKLSPAPSHQWTPDVYEGVRFVR; encoded by the coding sequence ATGATCTGGCATGTACAGAATGAAAACTTCATTCTCGATTCTACGAGAATTTTTATGAAAGCCTTTCATTTGCTTCTCTTCGATGGAAGTTTTATTTTCCCAGAATGTATCCTAATTTTTGGCCTAATTCTTCTTCTGATGATCGATTCAACCTCTGATCAAAAAGATATACCTTGGTTATATTTCATCtcttcaacaagtttagtaatGAGCATAACGGCCCTATTGTTCCGATGGAGAGAAGAACCTATGATTAGCTTTTCAGGAAATTTCCAAACGAACAATTTCAACgaaatctttcaatttcttattttactatgtTCAACTCTATGTATTCCTCTATCCGTAGAGTACATTGAATGTACAGAAATGGCTATAGCAGAGTTTCTGTTATTCGTATTAACAGCTACTCTAGGAGGAATGTTTTTATGCGGTGCTAACGATTTAATAACTATCTTTGTAGCTCCAGAATGTTTCAGTTTATGCTCCTACCTATTATCTGGATATACCAAGAAAGATGTACGGTCTAATGAGGCTACTACGAAATATTTACTCATGGGTGGGGCAAGCTCTTCTATTCTGGTTCATGGTTTCTCTTGGCTATATGGTTCATCCGGGGGAGAGATCGAGCTTCAAGAAATAGTGAATGGTCTTATCAATACACAAATGTATAACTCCCCAGGAATTTCAATTGCGCTTATATTCATCACTGTAGGAATTGGGTTCAAGCTTTCCCCAGCCCCTTCTCATCAATGGACTCCTGACGTATACGAAGGAGTGCGGTTCGTTCGATAA